The proteins below come from a single Acidobacteriota bacterium genomic window:
- a CDS encoding D-alanine--D-alanine ligase codes for MRQDRRTRLGILFGGRSGEHEVSLTSAASVIAALDPGDYEIFAAGITPSGRIARPSELKRMLPAELLGRIRPLAAIGTEASVLRVASGAPEDPPAAGGGDGGPEIWFPLLHGPYGEDGTMQGLLEMAGLPYIGCGVLASAAAMDKDLAKRLLAQSGLPVTPSMTVFARELEAGLGSVRGRAERAWGYPMFSKPANLGSSVGVHKIRRREEFGDAVRDSARYDRKILIEKGIDGRELECAVLGNDGARASVVGEVISAGEFYDYASKYVSTESRLEIPARIDAATADEIRTLALRAFAALDGSGLARVDFFLDRASGGVWINEINTMPGFTPISMYTKLWAAAGVPFAQLVRELIRLGLERFEERNGRTMSHR; via the coding sequence ATGCGCCAAGACCGTAGGACCAGGCTGGGCATCCTCTTCGGGGGCCGATCGGGGGAGCACGAGGTTTCGCTCACCTCCGCCGCCAGCGTGATCGCGGCCCTGGATCCCGGGGACTACGAGATCTTCGCCGCCGGCATCACCCCCTCCGGCCGGATTGCCCGCCCCTCCGAACTGAAGCGCATGCTGCCGGCCGAACTCCTCGGGCGGATCCGGCCGCTCGCGGCGATCGGAACGGAGGCCTCGGTGCTGCGGGTCGCCTCGGGCGCCCCCGAGGACCCGCCGGCGGCCGGCGGCGGCGACGGGGGGCCCGAGATCTGGTTTCCCCTGCTGCACGGCCCTTACGGCGAGGACGGCACCATGCAGGGTCTGCTGGAAATGGCCGGCCTCCCCTATATCGGGTGCGGCGTGCTGGCTTCGGCCGCCGCCATGGACAAGGACCTGGCCAAGCGGCTGCTCGCGCAGTCGGGGCTTCCGGTGACCCCTTCGATGACGGTCTTTGCGCGCGAACTGGAGGCCGGCCTGGGTTCGGTACGCGGGCGGGCCGAGCGCGCGTGGGGCTACCCGATGTTTTCCAAGCCCGCCAACCTCGGTTCTTCCGTGGGAGTGCACAAGATCCGGCGCCGGGAGGAATTCGGGGACGCCGTGCGCGATTCGGCCCGGTACGACCGGAAGATCCTGATCGAAAAGGGGATCGACGGCAGGGAGCTGGAATGCGCCGTTCTGGGCAACGACGGCGCGCGCGCCTCGGTGGTGGGGGAGGTGATTTCCGCCGGCGAGTTTTACGACTACGCATCGAAATATGTCAGCACGGAAAGCCGGCTGGAGATCCCGGCGCGGATCGACGCGGCGACGGCGGACGAAATCCGGACGCTGGCGCTCAGGGCCTTTGCCGCGCTGGACGGCAGCGGCCTGGCCCGGGTCGACTTCTTTCTGGACCGGGCTTCGGGCGGGGTCTGGATCAACGAGATCAACACCATGCCGGGCTTCACCCCCATCAGCATGTATACCAAGCTCTGGGCGGCCGCGGGGGTGCCGTTCGCGCAGCTGGTGAGGGAGCTGATCCGCCTGGGCCTGGAGCGCTTCGAGGAGAGAAACGGCCGGACCATGTCCCATCGGTGA
- a CDS encoding DUF465 domain-containing protein, translating to MSSFTPEDALRDRLLREDDEYRELAAEHRRYEQQLEDLTRKHFLSEEEELLEKTLKKKKLALKDKMHFLVLRQRR from the coding sequence ATGAGTTCTTTTACACCGGAAGATGCGCTCCGCGACCGGCTGCTGCGGGAAGACGACGAATACCGGGAGCTGGCCGCGGAGCATCGGAGATACGAGCAACAGCTCGAAGATCTGACGCGCAAGCATTTTCTCAGCGAAGAGGAAGAACTGCTGGAAAAGACCCTGAAGAAGAAGAAGCTGGCGCTCAAGGACAAGATGCATTTCCTGGTCCTGCGGCAGCGGAGGTAG